From Carassius auratus strain Wakin chromosome 22, ASM336829v1, whole genome shotgun sequence, a single genomic window includes:
- the LOC113039887 gene encoding NACHT, LRR and PYD domains-containing protein 3-like isoform X2: MDMEEESPAEERHCEIREEGGAPCPSGVSIKSTQSMEKPNTFRTGAVNPGVIKAYEIMNMKHNSPAKERRCDRREKTTISLDPLSNFRTGAVNPEDTGGNEVVIKTVKTTHKTTMKNKYERLFEGIKLQENETLLNSIYTQLYIIEGESEGVNEEHEVLQIENTTRTQDTPICCNDIFKASSKPGREEKEKIKTVLTKGMAGIGKTFSVHKFILDWAEGKANQDVDFMFVFPFRELNLIKDDEYSLHRLLLDFYPELQDLDSQIYEECKVVFIFDGLDESRITLKFSDAQKVSDINESSSVDVLMSNLIRGDLFPSALIWITSRPAAANQIPSEYINRLTQIQGFDDPQKEEYFRKRISDEHQANIIISHIKRSRSLYIMCHIPVFCWVSSTVLQNILKQDLSAEIPQTLTEMYIHFLLIQINMKNQKYEERDSEKLLQSNREVLVKLAQLAYNQLMKGNVMFYEEDLKESGIDVTEASVYSGICTQIFKEESVIHQRKVYSFIHLSFQEFLAALYVFFCHIHNKKEVLSTFYISKQLSLYMLLKAAVDKSLQTGHLDLFLRFLLGIALESNHILLQDLLSYTEDSNGAYDLIATYIKDTIIGDKQLSADKSINLFLCLLELNDQSLYREIQSFVNSDELSWTKLSLPHCSAVAYMLQMSDQVLDELNLKKFNTSDEGRRRLIPAVGNCRKALLSGCKLTDQCCESVAAALQLNSSLRELDLSNNDLKDSGGKLLFDALKSPKCQLEILRLSICNITDQCCESLASALQSSNSCLKELDLSNNDLKDSGVKLIADALKSPNCKLEKLRLSGCMVTKEGCSHLASALSLTSSHLRELDLSYNYPGDSKLSQENPKCKLEKLCLDHGGENRIKPGLQKYFCDLTLDPNTVHNQLSLSESNKKLLYNSKQKSYPDNPERFDGLQQVLCKERLSERSYWEAEWSGKGDMVVSYKSIPRKGEGNDVRFGTNDKSWILCCFRDKLYFWHIVEETNITHPSPRSNKFGVYLDEPAGILSFYSISDTNTLRHLHTFNTTFTEPLYAGFVLYNASVSLCDVKKQGE, encoded by the exons ATGGATATGGAGGAGGAGTCTCCTGCTGAAGAGCGTCACTGTGAGATCAGAGAGGAGGGAGGTGCACCGTGTCCCAGCGGTGTGTCTATAAAGAGTACACAGTCAATGGAGAAACCCAATACCTTCAGAACTGGAGCTGTGAATCCTGGAGTCAT AAAAGCATATGAAATCATGAATATGAAGCATAACTCTCCTGCTAAAGAGCGTCGCTGTGATAGGAGAGAGAAGACAACAATTTCATTGGATCCACTCTCTAATTTCAGAACTGGAGCTGTGAATCCTGAAGACAC TGGGGGAAATGAAGTTGTCATTAAAACAGTCAAAACCACTCACAAAACCACAATGAAGAACAAGTATGAGCGCTTGTTTGAGGGAATCAAACTACAAGAGAATGAAACCCTCCTGAACAgcatctacacacagctctacatcattGAGGGAGAGAGTGAAGgggtgaatgaagaacatgaggttttacagataGAGAACACAACCAGAACACAAGACACTCCAATCTgctgcaatgacatctttaaagcctcATCTAAACCAGGACGtgaggagaaagagaaaataaagactgttcttactaaaggcatggCGGGAATTGGAAAAACATTCTCTGTGCataagttcattctggactgggccgagggaaaagccaatcaggatgtagatttcatgtttgtgtttccgtttcgagagctgaacttgattaAAGATGATGAGTatagtcttcacagacttctgctggacttttatcctgaacttcaagatctggactcacagatttacgaggagtgtaaagttgtgttcatctttgatggtctggatgaaagcagaatcacactgaaGTTTTCAGATGCTCAGAAAGTTTCTGATATAAATGAGTCTTCATCAGTGGATGTGTTGATGTCAAACCTCATCAGAGGAGATCTGTtcccctctgctctcatctggatcacctccagaccagcagcagccaatcagatcccctctGAATACATCAACCGTCTGACACAAATACAGGGATTTGATGACCCTCAGAaagaggaatatttcaggaagagaatcagtgacgAGCATCAAGCAAACATAATCATTTCACACATCAAAAGATCAAGAAGTCTTtacatcatgtgtcacatccccgtcttctgctgggtctcatccactgtgcttcaaaacatcctgaaacaagatctgagtgcagaaatccctcaaactctgactgaaatgtacatccacttcctgctgattcagatcaacatgaagaaccagaagtatgaagagagagattCAGAAAAACTCCTGCAGTCCAACAGAGAAGTGCTTGTGAAACTTGCTCAATTGGCTTACAatcagctgatgaagggcaatgtgatgttctatgaggaggacctgaaaGAGAGCGGCATAGATGTCACTGAAGCatcagtgtattctgggatttgcactcagatctttaaggaggaatctgtgattcatcagaggaaagtctacagcttcattcatctcAGCTTTCAGGAGTTTCTGGCAGCTCTTTATGTGTTTTTCTGCCACATACACAACAAGAAGGAAGTACTGAGCACATTTTACATATCCAAGCAATTATCATTGTACATGCTGCTTAAAGCAGCAGTTGATAAATCATTGCAAACTGGACACTTGGATCTTTTCCTCCGCTTCCTGCTGGGCATCGCACTGGAGTCCAATCACATactcttacaggatctactgaGTTACACAGAGGACAGCAATGGGGCCTATGATTTAATCGCAACATATATTAAAGATACAATTATTGGTGACAAACAACTGTCAGCAGATAAATCTATCAATCTCTTCCTCTGTCTGTTGGAACTGAATGATCAGTCTCTCTACAGAGAGATTCAGAGCTTTGTGAATTCAGATGAACTCTCATGGACGaaactctctctccctcactgcTCAGCAGTAgcctacatgcttcagatgtcagatCAAGTGCTGGATGAACTGAACCTCAAGAAATTCAACACATCAGATGAAGGCAGAAGgagactgataccagctgtgGGGAACTGCAGAAAAGCCCT ATTGTCAGGTTGTAAACTCACTGATCAGTGTTGTGAAAGTGTGGCTGCAGCATTACAATTAAATTCCTCATTGAGAGAGCTcgacctgagtaacaatgacctgaaAGATTCAGGAGGGAAGCTGCTCTTTGATGCACTCAAGAGTCCAAAGTGTCAACTAGAAATACTGAG GTTGTCCATCTGTAATATCACTGATCAGTGTTGTGAAAGTCTGGCTTCAGCTCTTCAATCATCAAACTCCTGTCTAAAGGAGCTGGACCTAAGTAACAATGACTTGAAAGATTCAGGAGTGAAACTGATCGCTGATGcactgaagagtccaaactgtaAACTGGAGAAGCTGAG ATtatctggctgtatggtgacaaaGGAGGGCTGCTCTcatctggcttcagctctgagtttAACATCCTCCCAtttgagagagctggatctgagctacaattaCCCTGGAGATTCAAAACTCAGTCAGGAGAATCCAAAATGCAAACTGGAAAAACTTTG TCTGGATCACGGGGGAGAGAACAGGATTAAACCAGGACTACAGAAAT ATTtctgtgatctcacactggatccaaacacagtaCACAATCAGCTCTCTCTTTCAGAGAGCAACAAAAAGTTGTTATATAATTCAAAACAGAAGTCATATCCTGataatccagagagatttgaCGGCCTTCAGCAGGTTCTGTGTAAGGAGCGTCTGTCTGAACGCTCTTACTGGGAGGCTGAATGGAGCGGGAAGGGTGATATGGTCGTGTCATATAAAAGTATCCCCAGGAAAGGAGAAGGTAATGACGTCAGGTTTGGAACCAATGACAAATCCTGGATTCTGTGCTGCTTTCGGGATAAACTGTATTTCTGGCATATAGTTGAGGAAACTAACATAACACACCCATCACCTCGCTCTAACAAATTTGGCGTGTATCTGGACGAGCCGGCTGGgattctgtccttctacagcatctctgacacaaacacactcagacacttacacacattcaacaccacattcactgaacccctctaTGCTGGATTTGTGCTGTATAATGCTTCAGTGTCTCTCTGTGATGTTAAAAAACAGGGCGAATAA
- the LOC113039887 gene encoding NACHT, LRR and PYD domains-containing protein 3-like isoform X1, with the protein MDMEEESPAEERHCEIREEGGAPCPSGVSIKSTQSMEKPNTFRTGAVNPGVMRKRGCQFLSEIMDMEEESPAEERHCEIREEGGAPCPSGVSIKSTQSMEKPNTFRTGAVNPGAIKAYEIMNMKHNSPAKERRCDRREKTTISLDPLSNFRTGAVNPEDTGGNEVVIKTVKTTHKTTMKNKYERLFEGIKLQENETLLNSIYTQLYIIEGESEGVNEEHEVLQIENTTRTQDTPICCNDIFKASSKPGREEKEKIKTVLTKGMAGIGKTFSVHKFILDWAEGKANQDVDFMFVFPFRELNLIKDDEYSLHRLLLDFYPELQDLDSQIYEECKVVFIFDGLDESRITLKFSDAQKVSDINESSSVDVLMSNLIRGDLFPSALIWITSRPAAANQIPSEYINRLTQIQGFDDPQKEEYFRKRISDEHQANIIISHIKRSRSLYIMCHIPVFCWVSSTVLQNILKQDLSAEIPQTLTEMYIHFLLIQINMKNQKYEERDSEKLLQSNREVLVKLAQLAYNQLMKGNVMFYEEDLKESGIDVTEASVYSGICTQIFKEESVIHQRKVYSFIHLSFQEFLAALYVFFCHIHNKKEVLSTFYISKQLSLYMLLKAAVDKSLQTGHLDLFLRFLLGIALESNHILLQDLLSYTEDSNGAYDLIATYIKDTIIGDKQLSADKSINLFLCLLELNDQSLYREIQSFVNSDELSWTKLSLPHCSAVAYMLQMSDQVLDELNLKKFNTSDEGRRRLIPAVGNCRKALLSGCKLTDQCCESVAAALQLNSSLRELDLSNNDLKDSGGKLLFDALKSPKCQLEILRLSICNITDQCCESLASALQSSNSCLKELDLSNNDLKDSGVKLIADALKSPNCKLEKLRLSGCMVTKEGCSHLASALSLTSSHLRELDLSYNYPGDSKLSQENPKCKLEKLCLDHGGENRIKPGLQKYFCDLTLDPNTVHNQLSLSESNKKLLYNSKQKSYPDNPERFDGLQQVLCKERLSERSYWEAEWSGKGDMVVSYKSIPRKGEGNDVRFGTNDKSWILCCFRDKLYFWHIVEETNITHPSPRSNKFGVYLDEPAGILSFYSISDTNTLRHLHTFNTTFTEPLYAGFVLYNASVSLCDVKKQGE; encoded by the exons ATGGATATGGAGGAGGAGTCTCCTGCTGAAGAGCGTCACTGTGAGATCAGAGAGGAGGGAGGTGCACCGTGTCCCAGCGGTGTGTCTATAAAGAGTACACAGTCAATGGAGAAACCCAATACCTTCAGAACTGGAGCTGTGAATCCTGGAGTCAT GAGAAAAAGAGGATGCCAATTTTTGTCTGAAATCATGGATATGGAGGAGGAGTCTCCTGCTGAAGAGCGTCACTGTGAGATCAGAGAGGAGGGAGGTGCACCGTGTCCCAGCGGTGTGTCTATAAAGAGTACACAGTCAATGGAGAAACCCAATACCTTCAGAACTGGAGCTGTGAATCCTGGAGCCAT AAAAGCATATGAAATCATGAATATGAAGCATAACTCTCCTGCTAAAGAGCGTCGCTGTGATAGGAGAGAGAAGACAACAATTTCATTGGATCCACTCTCTAATTTCAGAACTGGAGCTGTGAATCCTGAAGACAC TGGGGGAAATGAAGTTGTCATTAAAACAGTCAAAACCACTCACAAAACCACAATGAAGAACAAGTATGAGCGCTTGTTTGAGGGAATCAAACTACAAGAGAATGAAACCCTCCTGAACAgcatctacacacagctctacatcattGAGGGAGAGAGTGAAGgggtgaatgaagaacatgaggttttacagataGAGAACACAACCAGAACACAAGACACTCCAATCTgctgcaatgacatctttaaagcctcATCTAAACCAGGACGtgaggagaaagagaaaataaagactgttcttactaaaggcatggCGGGAATTGGAAAAACATTCTCTGTGCataagttcattctggactgggccgagggaaaagccaatcaggatgtagatttcatgtttgtgtttccgtttcgagagctgaacttgattaAAGATGATGAGTatagtcttcacagacttctgctggacttttatcctgaacttcaagatctggactcacagatttacgaggagtgtaaagttgtgttcatctttgatggtctggatgaaagcagaatcacactgaaGTTTTCAGATGCTCAGAAAGTTTCTGATATAAATGAGTCTTCATCAGTGGATGTGTTGATGTCAAACCTCATCAGAGGAGATCTGTtcccctctgctctcatctggatcacctccagaccagcagcagccaatcagatcccctctGAATACATCAACCGTCTGACACAAATACAGGGATTTGATGACCCTCAGAaagaggaatatttcaggaagagaatcagtgacgAGCATCAAGCAAACATAATCATTTCACACATCAAAAGATCAAGAAGTCTTtacatcatgtgtcacatccccgtcttctgctgggtctcatccactgtgcttcaaaacatcctgaaacaagatctgagtgcagaaatccctcaaactctgactgaaatgtacatccacttcctgctgattcagatcaacatgaagaaccagaagtatgaagagagagattCAGAAAAACTCCTGCAGTCCAACAGAGAAGTGCTTGTGAAACTTGCTCAATTGGCTTACAatcagctgatgaagggcaatgtgatgttctatgaggaggacctgaaaGAGAGCGGCATAGATGTCACTGAAGCatcagtgtattctgggatttgcactcagatctttaaggaggaatctgtgattcatcagaggaaagtctacagcttcattcatctcAGCTTTCAGGAGTTTCTGGCAGCTCTTTATGTGTTTTTCTGCCACATACACAACAAGAAGGAAGTACTGAGCACATTTTACATATCCAAGCAATTATCATTGTACATGCTGCTTAAAGCAGCAGTTGATAAATCATTGCAAACTGGACACTTGGATCTTTTCCTCCGCTTCCTGCTGGGCATCGCACTGGAGTCCAATCACATactcttacaggatctactgaGTTACACAGAGGACAGCAATGGGGCCTATGATTTAATCGCAACATATATTAAAGATACAATTATTGGTGACAAACAACTGTCAGCAGATAAATCTATCAATCTCTTCCTCTGTCTGTTGGAACTGAATGATCAGTCTCTCTACAGAGAGATTCAGAGCTTTGTGAATTCAGATGAACTCTCATGGACGaaactctctctccctcactgcTCAGCAGTAgcctacatgcttcagatgtcagatCAAGTGCTGGATGAACTGAACCTCAAGAAATTCAACACATCAGATGAAGGCAGAAGgagactgataccagctgtgGGGAACTGCAGAAAAGCCCT ATTGTCAGGTTGTAAACTCACTGATCAGTGTTGTGAAAGTGTGGCTGCAGCATTACAATTAAATTCCTCATTGAGAGAGCTcgacctgagtaacaatgacctgaaAGATTCAGGAGGGAAGCTGCTCTTTGATGCACTCAAGAGTCCAAAGTGTCAACTAGAAATACTGAG GTTGTCCATCTGTAATATCACTGATCAGTGTTGTGAAAGTCTGGCTTCAGCTCTTCAATCATCAAACTCCTGTCTAAAGGAGCTGGACCTAAGTAACAATGACTTGAAAGATTCAGGAGTGAAACTGATCGCTGATGcactgaagagtccaaactgtaAACTGGAGAAGCTGAG ATtatctggctgtatggtgacaaaGGAGGGCTGCTCTcatctggcttcagctctgagtttAACATCCTCCCAtttgagagagctggatctgagctacaattaCCCTGGAGATTCAAAACTCAGTCAGGAGAATCCAAAATGCAAACTGGAAAAACTTTG TCTGGATCACGGGGGAGAGAACAGGATTAAACCAGGACTACAGAAAT ATTtctgtgatctcacactggatccaaacacagtaCACAATCAGCTCTCTCTTTCAGAGAGCAACAAAAAGTTGTTATATAATTCAAAACAGAAGTCATATCCTGataatccagagagatttgaCGGCCTTCAGCAGGTTCTGTGTAAGGAGCGTCTGTCTGAACGCTCTTACTGGGAGGCTGAATGGAGCGGGAAGGGTGATATGGTCGTGTCATATAAAAGTATCCCCAGGAAAGGAGAAGGTAATGACGTCAGGTTTGGAACCAATGACAAATCCTGGATTCTGTGCTGCTTTCGGGATAAACTGTATTTCTGGCATATAGTTGAGGAAACTAACATAACACACCCATCACCTCGCTCTAACAAATTTGGCGTGTATCTGGACGAGCCGGCTGGgattctgtccttctacagcatctctgacacaaacacactcagacacttacacacattcaacaccacattcactgaacccctctaTGCTGGATTTGTGCTGTATAATGCTTCAGTGTCTCTCTGTGATGTTAAAAAACAGGGCGAATAA